In Vibrio sp. FE10, the following are encoded in one genomic region:
- the glnL gene encoding nitrogen regulation protein NR(II), with protein sequence MNRSAQSDSIDTHHLSNAILDNMVTATLMLDEQLFVRYANPAAEQLFSQSARRIVDHPLSQLIQHASLDLALLTQPLQSGQSITDSDVTFVVDNRPLMLEVTVSPISWQRETLLLVEMRKIDQQRRLSQELNQHAQQQAAKLLVRGLAHEIKNPLGGLRGAAQLLGKMLPDQSLNEYTQIIIEQADRLRALVDRLLGPQKPGKKTEENLHQILEKVRQLVELEAGSTLAIERDYDPSLPAIVMDSAQVEQAMLNIVSNAAQILKTQESGKITIRTRTVHQANIHGKRHKLAARIEISDNGPGIPDELKDTLFYPMVSGREGGTGLGLSISQNLIDQHNGKIDVESWPGNTTFTIYLPI encoded by the coding sequence GTGAATCGATCAGCCCAAAGCGACAGCATAGATACACATCATCTTTCCAACGCCATTCTCGACAATATGGTGACCGCGACCTTGATGCTCGATGAGCAATTGTTCGTGCGATACGCCAACCCTGCGGCTGAACAACTCTTCTCTCAAAGCGCGAGACGCATCGTCGATCACCCACTAAGCCAGTTGATTCAACATGCTTCCCTCGACTTAGCGCTTCTCACTCAGCCTCTACAAAGTGGCCAAAGCATTACCGACAGCGACGTTACCTTTGTCGTCGACAACCGCCCACTGATGCTAGAAGTCACCGTAAGCCCTATTTCATGGCAGCGTGAAACCTTGCTACTAGTGGAGATGCGCAAGATAGACCAACAAAGACGCCTCAGCCAAGAACTTAACCAACACGCACAACAACAAGCTGCGAAGCTACTGGTGCGCGGGTTAGCTCATGAAATCAAAAACCCATTAGGTGGTTTAAGAGGAGCGGCGCAGCTGCTTGGAAAAATGTTGCCCGATCAGTCTCTTAATGAATACACACAGATCATTATTGAACAAGCCGATCGCTTGAGAGCCTTGGTCGACCGTCTTCTTGGCCCACAAAAACCAGGCAAAAAAACCGAAGAGAACCTTCATCAAATCTTAGAAAAAGTTCGACAACTAGTAGAACTTGAAGCGGGCTCGACACTCGCTATCGAAAGAGATTACGACCCTAGCCTGCCGGCGATAGTGATGGATTCTGCGCAAGTTGAACAAGCCATGCTCAACATCGTGAGTAACGCTGCACAGATTTTGAAGACGCAAGAGTCCGGTAAAATCACCATTCGCACCAGAACGGTGCACCAGGCCAATATCCATGGCAAGCGACATAAACTCGCTGCTCGCATTGAGATCAGCGATAACGGCCCGGGCATCCCCGATGAATTAAAAGACACCCTCTTTTACCCAATGGTGAGTGGGCGCGAGGGTGGCACTGGCTTAGGACTATCGATATCTCAAAACCTGATCGATCAGCACAACGGGAAAATAGACGTTGAAAGCTGGCCAGGTAACACCACTTTCACGATTTATTTGCCGATATAA
- a CDS encoding virulence factor BrkB family protein — MNELQGSYKLKIKKVATLSVQFSRYLLARMTHDRVNVNAGYLAYITLLSIVPMLTVLLSILSSFSIFADVGIVIQNFVITNFVPASGDAVHGALLEFVANTGKMTAVGSVFLFIAALMLISNIDKNLNYIWRVNEKRRAVLSFSMYWMVLTLGPILVGASIAATSYVTSLSLLQNEVVSGAFNTVIRKLPLILSFFAFFGLYLLVPNKKIHFSHAAAGSLVAALLFELSKKGFAAYITQFPSYQLIYGALAAIPILFVWVYLCWLIVLVGAEVTAALGEHEQWSDPQEMVHSTDNDKITEQGNNSDSTDPESK, encoded by the coding sequence ATGAACGAGTTACAAGGGAGTTACAAGTTGAAGATAAAAAAGGTCGCCACACTCAGTGTTCAGTTTTCTCGCTATCTTTTGGCGCGAATGACGCACGATAGGGTCAACGTGAATGCGGGCTATTTGGCGTACATTACCTTGCTCTCGATCGTACCGATGTTGACGGTTCTGCTCTCTATCTTGTCGTCATTCTCCATCTTTGCTGATGTCGGTATCGTGATTCAAAACTTCGTCATTACCAACTTTGTTCCAGCGTCAGGGGATGCAGTACACGGTGCTTTGTTAGAGTTCGTTGCCAATACCGGAAAAATGACGGCGGTGGGTAGTGTGTTCTTATTCATTGCAGCACTGATGCTGATCTCCAATATCGATAAGAACCTCAACTACATCTGGCGTGTTAATGAGAAGCGACGTGCGGTGTTGTCTTTCTCTATGTACTGGATGGTGCTGACGCTTGGGCCTATTTTGGTGGGCGCGAGCATTGCTGCGACTTCGTATGTAACATCGCTAAGTCTGCTACAAAATGAAGTGGTGTCTGGTGCCTTTAATACCGTGATCCGCAAACTCCCTTTGATTCTCTCTTTCTTCGCGTTCTTCGGTTTGTACCTGTTGGTTCCCAACAAAAAGATACACTTTTCTCATGCAGCTGCGGGCTCTCTGGTTGCAGCTCTGTTGTTCGAACTCAGTAAGAAAGGCTTTGCAGCCTACATTACACAATTCCCTTCTTACCAGTTGATTTATGGCGCATTAGCGGCGATTCCGATTCTTTTTGTCTGGGTGTATTTGTGTTGGTTGATCGTGCTAGTGGGTGCAGAGGTAACCGCTGCCCTTGGTGAGCACGAACAGTGGAGTGACCCGCAAGAAATGGTACACTCAACGGATAACGACAAAATTACAGAGCAAGGAAACAACAGTGATAGCACTGATCCAGAGAGTAAGTGA
- a CDS encoding bifunctional GNAT family N-acetyltransferase/hotdog fold thioesterase, translated as MFKLITPTTENQLNKYYHFRWQMLREPWRMPVGSERDEYDAMSHHRMIVDGRGRPMAIGRLYITPDLEGQIRYMAVKNSRRSKGMGSLILVALESLARQEGAKRLVCNAREDAISFYEKNDFERRGEINDQRGPVRHQQMVKHLDPMADVLRKPDWCNELQQRWEHQIPISDKMGIKINQYTGYQFECSAQLNPNLNPHNTMFAGSAFTLATLTGWGMTWLLMKERGLTGDIVLADSNIRYRHPVEQNPVASTSLDGISGDLDRLASGRKARIIIHVTIHSGDVEAVEFTGTYMLIPDYKKILSTDSNVSE; from the coding sequence ATGTTTAAACTCATAACCCCAACCACCGAAAATCAACTGAACAAGTATTACCATTTTCGTTGGCAGATGCTCCGTGAGCCTTGGCGAATGCCGGTAGGCTCTGAGCGCGATGAATATGACGCCATGAGTCACCATCGCATGATAGTCGATGGTCGAGGTCGCCCGATGGCGATTGGACGTCTTTATATCACCCCAGATCTAGAAGGTCAGATCCGCTACATGGCGGTTAAGAATTCTCGCCGCAGTAAAGGTATGGGTTCGTTGATTCTCGTTGCGCTTGAATCATTGGCTCGCCAAGAGGGCGCAAAGCGCTTGGTGTGTAATGCGCGTGAAGATGCGATCTCGTTCTACGAGAAGAATGACTTTGAACGTCGTGGTGAGATTAACGATCAACGCGGCCCTGTACGTCACCAGCAGATGGTTAAGCACCTTGACCCAATGGCTGACGTATTGCGTAAACCTGATTGGTGTAACGAGCTTCAGCAGCGTTGGGAACACCAGATCCCGATCAGTGACAAGATGGGCATTAAGATTAACCAATACACCGGTTATCAGTTTGAGTGTAGTGCTCAGTTGAATCCCAATTTGAACCCTCATAACACCATGTTTGCAGGCTCTGCCTTCACTCTAGCGACCTTAACGGGCTGGGGCATGACTTGGCTACTGATGAAAGAACGCGGCCTGACCGGTGACATCGTGTTGGCGGATAGTAATATTCGTTACCGTCACCCGGTAGAACAAAACCCAGTCGCATCGACCTCATTGGATGGGATCAGTGGAGACTTAGATCGTCTTGCCTCTGGCAGAAAGGCTCGTATCATCATTCACGTAACCATTCACAGTGGCGACGTGGAAGCGGTAGAGTTTACGGGAACCTATATGCTGATCCCTGATTACAAAAAGATACTATCAACAGATTCGAATGTGAGTGAGTAG
- the dtd gene encoding D-aminoacyl-tRNA deacylase produces the protein MIALIQRVSEAAVRVDGEVVGEIEQGLLVLLGVEKGDDETKAKRLMERVTTYRVFGDEDDKMNLNVKQVEGKVLVVSQFTLPADTKKGTRAGFSRGAHPEDAERLYNYFSDQCESVLPTERGRFAADMKVSLVNDGPVTFWLQV, from the coding sequence GTGATAGCACTGATCCAGAGAGTAAGTGAAGCTGCCGTCCGTGTTGATGGCGAAGTAGTGGGTGAGATTGAGCAAGGCTTATTGGTTCTATTAGGCGTAGAAAAAGGTGATGACGAAACCAAAGCCAAACGTTTGATGGAACGAGTGACCACTTATCGTGTCTTTGGAGATGAGGACGATAAAATGAACCTCAATGTGAAGCAGGTTGAAGGTAAGGTCTTAGTGGTGTCTCAATTCACTCTGCCTGCCGATACGAAGAAAGGCACGCGAGCGGGCTTTTCTCGTGGTGCTCACCCTGAAGATGCTGAGCGTCTTTACAACTATTTCTCTGACCAATGTGAATCAGTATTGCCAACAGAACGTGGCCGATTTGCAGCCGACATGAAAGTGTCGTTAGTTAATGATGGTCCAGTGACATTCTGGCTACAAGTTTAG
- the typA gene encoding translational GTPase TypA has protein sequence MSTPQIDKLRNIAIIAHVDHGKTTLVDKLLQQSGTLESRGEAEERVMDSNDIEKERGITILAKNTAINWNDYRINIVDTPGHADFGGEVERIMSMVDSVLLIVDAVDGPMPQTRFVTQKAFAHGLKPIVVINKIDRPGARPDWVMDQVFDLFDNLGATDEQLDFTVVYASALNGWATMEEGEVGTDMEPLFQAVVDTVDAPAVDLDGPLQMQISQLDYSSYVGVIGVARVTRGSVKPNQQVTIVNAEGKKRNGKVGTVLGYLGLERHEVEQANAGDIIAITGLGELKISDTICDVNNVEAMEPLSVDEPTVTMTFQVNTSPFAGKEGKFVTSRNILERLEKELVHNVALRVEETESPDRFRVSGRGELHLSILIENMRREGFELAVSRPEVIIKEEDGQKMEPFETVTIDVVEEHQGAIMESIGLRKGELTDMAPDGKGRVRMDFMMPSRGLIGFQTEFLTMTSGSGLIYHSFDHYGPYKGGIIGQRNNGVLISNATGKALTYALFFLQARGRLFTEHADEVYEGQVIGIHNRSNDLTVNCLKGKQLTNVRASGTDEAQVLSPPIKHTLEQALEFIDEDELVEVTPLNVRIRKKLLTENERKRAARPAKA, from the coding sequence ATGTCTACTCCACAGATTGATAAGTTAAGAAATATCGCGATCATCGCGCACGTTGACCACGGTAAAACGACTTTGGTTGATAAACTGCTACAACAGTCAGGCACTCTTGAGTCTCGTGGTGAAGCTGAAGAGCGTGTCATGGATTCGAATGACATCGAAAAAGAGCGTGGCATTACAATCCTTGCTAAGAACACAGCAATCAACTGGAATGATTACCGCATCAACATCGTAGATACTCCGGGACACGCGGACTTCGGCGGTGAAGTTGAGCGTATCATGTCTATGGTTGATTCAGTTCTTCTGATCGTAGATGCAGTTGACGGCCCAATGCCTCAAACTCGTTTCGTAACGCAAAAAGCATTCGCACACGGCCTTAAGCCAATCGTTGTTATCAACAAGATTGACCGTCCTGGTGCTCGTCCTGATTGGGTTATGGATCAAGTATTCGACCTTTTCGACAACCTAGGTGCTACTGATGAGCAACTAGACTTTACTGTTGTTTACGCTTCAGCTCTAAACGGTTGGGCAACAATGGAAGAAGGCGAAGTTGGCACAGACATGGAACCACTGTTCCAAGCTGTTGTTGATACAGTAGACGCTCCTGCAGTTGACCTTGACGGTCCTCTACAAATGCAAATTTCGCAACTTGATTACAGCTCTTACGTAGGTGTTATCGGTGTTGCTCGTGTTACTCGTGGTTCGGTTAAGCCAAACCAACAAGTAACTATCGTGAATGCTGAAGGCAAGAAACGTAACGGTAAAGTAGGTACTGTACTTGGTTACCTAGGTCTTGAGCGTCACGAAGTAGAACAAGCTAACGCTGGCGACATCATTGCAATCACTGGTCTTGGTGAGCTGAAAATTTCAGACACTATCTGTGACGTAAACAATGTTGAAGCAATGGAACCTCTATCTGTTGATGAACCAACAGTAACAATGACTTTCCAAGTAAACACTTCTCCGTTCGCGGGTAAAGAAGGTAAGTTTGTAACTTCACGTAACATCCTTGAGCGTCTTGAAAAAGAATTGGTTCATAACGTTGCACTACGTGTTGAAGAAACTGAAAGTCCAGACCGTTTCCGCGTATCAGGCCGTGGTGAGCTTCACCTTTCTATCCTGATCGAAAACATGCGTCGTGAAGGCTTCGAGCTAGCAGTATCTCGTCCAGAAGTAATCATCAAAGAAGAAGATGGTCAGAAAATGGAACCGTTCGAAACGGTTACTATCGATGTAGTTGAAGAGCACCAAGGTGCGATCATGGAAAGCATCGGTCTACGTAAGGGTGAGCTAACAGATATGGCACCAGATGGTAAAGGCCGTGTTCGCATGGACTTCATGATGCCTTCTCGTGGTCTTATCGGTTTCCAAACTGAATTCCTTACAATGACGTCTGGTTCTGGTCTTATTTACCACTCGTTTGATCACTACGGTCCTTACAAAGGCGGTATCATTGGTCAACGTAACAACGGTGTTCTAATCTCGAACGCAACGGGTAAAGCTCTTACTTACGCTCTATTCTTCCTTCAAGCTCGTGGTCGTCTATTCACAGAGCACGCTGATGAAGTTTATGAAGGTCAAGTAATCGGTATTCACAACCGTTCAAACGACCTGACAGTAAACTGTCTAAAAGGTAAGCAACTAACGAACGTTCGTGCATCTGGTACTGATGAAGCACAAGTTCTTTCTCCACCGATCAAGCACACTCTAGAGCAAGCTCTTGAGTTTATCGATGAAGATGAACTAGTAGAAGTAACGCCACTAAACGTACGTATCCGTAAGAAGCTTCTTACTGAAAACGAACGTAAGCGTGCAGCACGTCCAGCTAAGGCTTAA
- the glnA gene encoding glutamate--ammonia ligase produces the protein MSVENVLSLIQENEVKFIDLRFTDTKGKEQHISIPSHQVDADFFEEGKMFDGSSVAGWKGINESDMVMMPDASSAVLDPFTEDATLNIRCDILEPATMQGYDRDPRSIAKRSEEYLRSTGIADTVLVGPEPEFFLFDDVKFSNDMSGSFFKIDDVEAAWNTGSDIEGGNKGHRPGVKGGYFPVAPVDSSQDIRSAMCLVMEEMGLVVEAHHHEVATAGQNEIATRFNTLTTKADETQIYKYVVHNVAHAFGKTATFMPKPLVGDNGSGMHVHQSLAKDGVNLFAGDKYGGLSEMALYYIGGVIKHARAINAFANPSTNSYKRLVPGFEAPVMLAYSARNRSASIRIPVVPSPKARRIELRFGDPAANPYLCYSAMLMAGLDGIKNKIHPGEAMDKDLYDLPAEEAAEIPTVAESLEVALKALDADREFLTAGGVFSDDFIDSYITLKSDDVQRVNMATHPLEFELYYSV, from the coding sequence ATGTCAGTAGAAAATGTACTATCCCTGATCCAAGAGAACGAAGTTAAATTTATCGACTTACGTTTTACTGATACAAAAGGTAAAGAGCAGCATATCTCTATTCCTTCTCACCAAGTTGACGCTGACTTCTTTGAAGAAGGTAAAATGTTCGACGGCTCTTCAGTAGCAGGTTGGAAAGGCATTAACGAATCTGACATGGTAATGATGCCTGACGCATCATCTGCAGTTCTTGACCCATTCACAGAAGACGCAACGCTAAACATCCGTTGTGACATTCTTGAGCCTGCAACAATGCAAGGCTACGACCGTGACCCTCGCTCAATCGCTAAACGTTCTGAAGAATACCTACGCTCTACTGGTATTGCAGATACAGTTCTAGTCGGTCCTGAGCCAGAATTCTTCCTATTTGATGATGTTAAATTCTCAAATGACATGTCTGGTTCTTTCTTCAAGATTGATGACGTAGAAGCAGCTTGGAACACAGGTTCTGACATCGAAGGCGGTAACAAAGGTCACCGTCCTGGCGTTAAAGGCGGTTACTTCCCAGTAGCTCCTGTAGATTCTTCTCAAGACATCCGTTCTGCAATGTGTCTAGTAATGGAAGAGATGGGTCTAGTTGTTGAAGCTCACCACCACGAAGTAGCAACTGCGGGTCAAAACGAAATCGCAACTCGCTTCAACACGCTGACAACAAAAGCTGATGAGACTCAAATCTACAAGTACGTTGTACACAACGTTGCTCACGCATTTGGTAAAACAGCGACATTCATGCCTAAGCCACTAGTTGGCGATAACGGTTCTGGTATGCACGTTCACCAATCTCTAGCAAAAGACGGCGTTAACCTGTTTGCTGGTGATAAGTACGGCGGCCTATCTGAAATGGCGCTTTACTACATCGGTGGTGTAATCAAACACGCTCGTGCAATCAACGCATTTGCTAACCCATCAACAAACTCGTACAAGCGTCTTGTACCTGGTTTTGAAGCTCCGGTAATGCTTGCTTACTCAGCACGTAACCGTTCTGCTTCTATCCGTATCCCAGTAGTACCAAGCCCGAAAGCACGTCGTATCGAGCTACGTTTTGGTGACCCAGCAGCTAACCCATACCTATGCTACTCAGCAATGCTGATGGCTGGCCTTGACGGTATCAAGAACAAGATCCACCCAGGCGAAGCTATGGATAAAGATCTATACGACCTTCCAGCAGAAGAAGCGGCTGAAATCCCAACAGTTGCTGAATCTCTAGAAGTAGCGCTTAAAGCTCTAGACGCCGATCGTGAATTCCTAACAGCTGGCGGCGTATTCTCTGACGATTTCATTGATTCTTACATCACACTGAAATCTGACGATGTACAACGCGTTAACATGGCGACACACCCACTTGAGTTTGAACTGTACTACTCAGTTTAA
- a CDS encoding DUF4124 domain-containing protein gives MKNILFLIGLTVAFSCSAQTVYTWVDEDGVLHFSDNPTDQGAKSLRLPDVQASAPAPKFEASTPVDAADPSTSTSKTATPAQNQQETKTTEREAPAQLTLTMLTPIHDQTIRNNRGLIPIQIELNRKLGIGEQLQLMLDGRRYGAPQTQPTWELKGIDRGTHTIAIQAHRSGKLIASTSPVTVYLHRATLK, from the coding sequence ATGAAAAACATACTGTTCCTAATTGGGTTAACAGTCGCATTCTCGTGCTCTGCTCAAACGGTATATACCTGGGTAGACGAAGATGGCGTACTCCACTTTAGTGATAACCCAACCGATCAAGGTGCTAAATCTCTTCGCCTGCCTGATGTACAAGCGTCAGCGCCAGCCCCTAAATTTGAGGCCTCAACGCCTGTTGACGCTGCAGATCCATCTACATCTACATCTAAAACGGCAACACCCGCCCAAAATCAGCAAGAAACAAAAACTACGGAACGCGAGGCTCCAGCTCAGCTAACGCTAACCATGCTGACTCCCATTCATGATCAAACCATCCGTAACAACCGTGGCTTAATCCCCATTCAGATCGAACTCAACCGAAAATTAGGTATTGGTGAGCAGTTGCAACTAATGCTCGATGGCCGTCGTTATGGTGCTCCGCAAACCCAGCCAACTTGGGAATTGAAAGGCATCGATCGAGGTACTCACACCATTGCAATTCAAGCACATAGAAGCGGCAAGCTTATTGCATCTACTAGTCCAGTCACCGTGTATTTACATCGAGCGACGCTCAAGTAG
- the glnG gene encoding nitrogen regulation protein NR(I), which translates to MSKGYVWVVDDDSSIRWVVEKTLSSADIKCETFADAESVLLALERETPDVLVSDIRMPGIDGIELLHQVHQRSPDLPVIIMTAHSDLDAAVNAYQKGAFEYLPKPFDIDETLTLVERAIAHSQEQKREQASEVVEETNAPEIIGEAPAMQEVFRAIGRLSRSSISVLINGESGTGKELVAHALHRHSPRAKKPFIALNMAAIPKDLIESELFGHEKGAFTGANSVRQGRFEQANGGTLFLDEIGDMPLDIQTRLLRVLSDGQFYRVGGHSAVKVDVRIVAATHQDLERLVHEGGFREDLFHRLNVIRIHIPALRERKQDIEKLTHHFLASAAEELGVEVKTLHPETILKLNQLNWPGNVRQLENICRWLTVMASGSEILPSDLPPELLEEKVVTTSGSGDNWQQLLANWAKCALDSGEKELLTYALPEFERILLEAALNHTNGHKQDAAKVLGWGRNTLTRKLKELY; encoded by the coding sequence ATGAGTAAGGGATACGTTTGGGTCGTCGATGACGACAGTTCTATACGCTGGGTCGTAGAAAAGACGCTGTCATCTGCGGATATTAAGTGCGAAACATTTGCTGACGCAGAGAGCGTGCTGCTGGCGCTTGAACGCGAAACGCCAGATGTATTGGTATCGGACATTCGCATGCCTGGCATTGACGGGATTGAGCTGTTGCATCAAGTTCACCAGCGTTCTCCTGACCTGCCAGTGATCATCATGACCGCGCACTCTGACCTTGATGCTGCGGTGAATGCTTATCAGAAAGGGGCTTTTGAGTATTTGCCGAAGCCGTTTGATATCGATGAGACGCTGACTTTGGTAGAACGAGCAATCGCACACAGTCAAGAACAGAAGCGTGAACAAGCCAGCGAAGTGGTCGAAGAGACCAACGCACCCGAAATCATCGGTGAAGCGCCCGCAATGCAAGAAGTTTTCCGCGCCATTGGCCGTTTATCTCGTTCGTCCATTTCTGTTCTCATTAATGGTGAGTCCGGTACGGGTAAAGAGTTAGTAGCGCACGCCTTACATCGCCACAGCCCGAGAGCAAAGAAGCCATTCATTGCCCTCAACATGGCAGCAATACCTAAAGACTTGATCGAATCCGAGCTGTTTGGCCACGAGAAGGGCGCCTTTACCGGAGCCAACAGTGTTCGCCAAGGACGCTTTGAACAAGCCAACGGCGGCACCCTGTTTTTGGATGAGATCGGGGATATGCCACTCGACATTCAAACCCGCTTGCTACGTGTCTTGTCGGATGGCCAATTTTATCGAGTGGGCGGTCACTCTGCGGTAAAGGTTGATGTACGTATCGTTGCGGCAACCCACCAAGATTTAGAGCGACTGGTGCATGAGGGGGGTTTCCGTGAAGACCTTTTCCATCGACTGAATGTGATTCGAATCCATATTCCTGCGCTGCGTGAACGTAAGCAAGATATTGAGAAACTGACTCATCACTTCTTAGCCTCTGCCGCCGAAGAGCTCGGTGTAGAAGTAAAAACACTGCACCCAGAGACGATCCTAAAGCTCAATCAACTGAATTGGCCAGGTAACGTGCGTCAACTGGAAAATATTTGTCGTTGGCTCACTGTGATGGCCAGCGGTAGCGAAATATTGCCTTCAGACCTGCCTCCTGAGTTATTGGAAGAGAAAGTGGTGACCACTTCAGGCTCTGGTGATAACTGGCAGCAACTGCTGGCTAATTGGGCAAAGTGTGCGCTTGATTCAGGAGAAAAGGAGCTGCTGACTTATGCTCTGCCAGAGTTTGAACGTATACTGCTAGAGGCTGCACTCAACCATACCAATGGTCATAAACAAGATGCTGCCAAGGTTTTAGGCTGGGGAAGAAACACCCTAACCCGTAAGCTCAAAGAACTGTACTGA
- a CDS encoding DUF2959 domain-containing protein encodes MPYLIVIVLSIFTLTGCQSAYYSAMEQVGYHKRDIMVDRVEDAKESQQDAQEEFTSALEALSSLTNFSGGDLEDMYNKINDKYQDSEKAAQNVSDRIAAIEDVSDALFEEWQGELDLYTSDSLRRSSEKKLRETKSSYQTMLSAMKRAEKKMDPVLNTLRDNTLYLKHNLNASAVGSLQGEFMSLEKDIAYAIEQMNAAIAESDKFLAQLNQK; translated from the coding sequence ATGCCTTATTTAATAGTTATAGTCCTCTCTATTTTTACTCTTACTGGATGCCAGTCAGCTTATTACTCCGCCATGGAGCAAGTGGGTTACCACAAGCGTGACATTATGGTCGACAGAGTAGAAGACGCGAAAGAGTCGCAACAGGATGCTCAGGAAGAGTTTACCAGCGCACTTGAAGCCTTGAGTAGCCTGACTAACTTCAGTGGTGGCGACCTTGAAGACATGTACAACAAGATTAATGATAAATACCAAGACAGCGAGAAAGCGGCTCAAAATGTCAGTGACCGCATTGCTGCGATTGAAGATGTGTCCGATGCGTTGTTTGAAGAGTGGCAGGGTGAGTTAGATCTCTACACCAGCGATTCACTGCGTCGTTCAAGTGAGAAGAAGCTGCGTGAAACCAAATCGTCTTACCAGACTATGCTTTCAGCGATGAAACGGGCCGAGAAGAAAATGGATCCGGTACTCAACACTCTTCGCGACAACACGCTTTATCTTAAGCATAACCTCAATGCGAGTGCCGTTGGTTCGTTGCAGGGTGAGTTTATGAGCTTAGAAAAAGACATCGCTTACGCGATAGAACAGATGAATGCGGCGATAGCAGAATCGGATAAATTCTTAGCTCAACTGAACCAGAAGTAG
- a CDS encoding AAA family ATPase, protein MQPIIITGGPGAGKTTLINALADMGYPTFAESSRQLIEQQSQLADGILPWLDLPGFARLCLTVMSEQKEQANQHPIAFLDRAIPDICGYLAQANLDIDENYREASKGYHSQALFCRPEASIYVQDEVRPYPFEEALEIHHALVRIYQELGYEIVEVPFMSVEKRVLFVKSHLGIKS, encoded by the coding sequence ATGCAGCCAATCATTATTACTGGCGGTCCCGGAGCCGGAAAAACAACGCTGATTAATGCCTTGGCTGACATGGGTTACCCGACCTTCGCGGAATCTTCTCGACAGTTAATTGAACAGCAGAGTCAACTGGCCGATGGCATCCTACCTTGGTTAGACCTTCCGGGCTTTGCTCGCCTGTGTCTGACCGTCATGAGCGAGCAAAAGGAACAGGCTAACCAGCATCCGATTGCGTTTCTCGATCGTGCTATCCCAGATATCTGCGGTTACTTAGCTCAGGCGAACCTCGATATTGATGAGAACTACCGAGAAGCGAGTAAAGGCTATCACTCTCAAGCCCTATTCTGCCGCCCTGAAGCTTCTATCTATGTTCAAGATGAAGTGCGCCCCTACCCGTTTGAAGAAGCATTAGAGATTCACCACGCGTTAGTTAGAATCTATCAAGAGCTTGGCTATGAGATTGTCGAGGTTCCATTTATGTCAGTCGAAAAACGGGTTCTATTTGTTAAAAGCCACTTAGGTATCAAAAGCTAG